In a genomic window of Labeo rohita strain BAU-BD-2019 chromosome 20, IGBB_LRoh.1.0, whole genome shotgun sequence:
- the lama4 gene encoding laminin subunit alpha-4 yields MASLLFGSICVLCILSALSHTASSQHLNTVHRVCARGFFRSEQETCLPCNCKGHADSCEDITGICIECQDHTVGDFCEQCEDRYLPVFLPEGTFVCRPCACPLSLESNNFATHCDRRGNFLRCVCQDGYAGHYCERCAPGYYGNPMELGNSCKKCDCNGNSDPNLIFNECNNVTGQCLNCWGNTSGDNCERCAPGFYGDAISAKDCRECQCDKCGTASCDDRTGVCHCKPGVTGHLCDRCEEGYSGFGTCMGCRRCECASAALRATCHPLTHSCQCRPGAGGRYCERCLPGFWDYSPSGCKSKSERSHCIWHDSQLEQEFRFRIAMSRLCSYSETMFIRLCLHWVSNKKKKKILKFMVSKDLSNQSQPQDFKRSTPKPKRSTPKPESAQQISNENFTYCSNSFK; encoded by the exons ATGGCCTCTCTGCTGTTTGGATCTATCTGTGTTCTCTGCATCTTGTCAGCACTCTCGCACACAGCTTCCTCGCAACATTTAAACACAGTCCACAGG GTATGTGCACGAGGTTTCTTCCGGAGTGAGCAAGAAACATGTCTCCCTTGTAACTGTAAAGGCCATGCTGATAGCTGTGAGGACATCACTGGGATATGCATT GAATGTCAGGACCACACCGTTGGAGATTTCTGTGAGCAGTGTGAAGATAGATATTTACCTGTGTTTCTTCCTGAAGGCACCTTTGTTTGTAGACCATGTGCCTGCCCGCTGTCACTGGAATCTAACAA CTTTGCAACTCACTGTGATAGGAGAGGTAATTTTCTGAGATGTGTGTGCCAGGATGGGTATGCTGGACACTACTGCGAGAG ATGTGCTCCAGGTTACTATGGCAATCCAATGGAGCTGGGGAATTCCTGCAAAAAGTGTGATTGTAATGGCAACTCTGACCCAAATCTTATCTTCAACGAGTGCAATAATGTGACGGGCCAGTGCCTGAACTGTTGGGGTAACACCTCTGGTGACAACTGTGAAAGATGTGCACCAGGTTTCTATGGGGATGCCATCAGTGCTAAAGACTGTCGGG AGTGTCAGTGTGATAAATGTGGTACTGCATCATGTGATGACAGGACAGGTGTTTGTCACTGTAAACCTGGAGTCACAGGTCACCTATGTGACAGATGTGAG GAGGGTTATTCCGGATTTGGCACTTGCATGGGTTGCCGTCGGTGTGAATGTGCCTCTGCCGCCCTCCGTGCCACCTGTCACCCTCTTACACACAGCTGCCAGTGCCGCCCGGGGGCTGGAGGCCGGTACTGTGAGCGCTGCCTGCCAGGATTCTGGGATTACAGCCCTTCCGGCTGCAAGAGTAAGTCTGAGCGATCTCACTGCATATGGCATGATTCACAGCTGGAGCAGGAATTCAGGTTCAGGATTGCAATGTCAAGACTCTGTAGTTATTCTGAAACTATGTTTATTAGGTTGTGTTTACACTGggtttcaaacaaaaaaaaaaaaaaaattctaaaattcatGGTTTCAAAAGACTTATCAAACCAATCTCAACCTCAAGACTTCAAAAGATCCACACCAAAACCTAAAAGATCCACACCAAAACCTGAAAGTGCCCAACAGATCAGCAATGAAAACTTCACTTACTGTAGCAATagttttaagtaa